The stretch of DNA CTGGAACTGTGGAAGGCGGGTTCCGAAGGGTATGCGAACGCCGGTTTGGAACCGTATTCCGAGTATCTCGCCTCGCAGCTGGCGCGCAGGCTCGGTGTGAACGCGGTCGACTACCGCATCGCCCGTTGGAAGGGCAAGCTCGCGTCGGTGTGCGGTTCGATGAACTCGAAGGACGTGTCGTTCGTGCCATTCTATGTGGTGACGCAGCTGGCGTCGTTCCCGGAGATCCTCGCCGCCGCACGCGCCGTGTCCGAGGAATCGTTCGAGGCGATGCGCACGATGCTAGTGTTCGACGCGCTCATCGTCAATCAGGACCGTCACGCCAACAACCACGGGTTCCTGCGCGACAACCGTACCGGCCGGATTCTGGGTCCGGCGCCGTTGTTCGACCATAACATGTCGCTGTTCAAGAACGACATGCGCGCCGACTGGGAGGGCGGCGCGTGGATTCCGCAGGTACTGTCCGAACGTCAGCCGGCAAATTCTCGTATGACGTTCCGCGACCAGTGCGCGGCCATCATGGGCAGCGCGCAGCATGAGATGTTGCGCACAACGTTGGACGTCACCTTGGAGAACGACCCGGCTTACCCGCTGGAGCCGGGCCGCATCGAGGCGTTGAACGACTACCTGCACGCGGCCGCACGATCCCTGCTCGAACTGCCGGTGGTCGACGAGTCGAAGCTGTCCGACCAGCTCGATGCGTTGCAGCCGTCAATCGAACACGCTCCTGTCATCCTCAACGAACGACTGTTGCGATAGACCAAACCGGTCGAGTTCGCCAATAAAAAGGGCCTTCCGGGTTGCGCACTGTGAGGAGGCGTGGAAGGCTGCTACTGACTTGAATCCTATACGGCGACATCGACATCTCGCCCACGTACTTGTATGGGCACTCATACGAATACGCCGCCCCCGGCGAACTGGTTTCAGCCTGATGTCGTATGCCGAC from Bifidobacterium catenulatum PV20-2 encodes:
- a CDS encoding HipA family kinase, whose amino-acid sequence is MTSYVLRLYDDPLLRFDASYGEGLLAGKIEAHVRWFDESKRALLPFPLAPEPDNAKLTTWLERRTIPKNREFATQVLAQAGLNIADTLGIIDLCKGLSVNDSFWAERDGENLKFADINLYDNPLDETLAIVAYTGYTPSEKHAIGLSSEWTTDGQFPKAWRHTERGLELWKAGSEGYANAGLEPYSEYLASQLARRLGVNAVDYRIARWKGKLASVCGSMNSKDVSFVPFYVVTQLASFPEILAAARAVSEESFEAMRTMLVFDALIVNQDRHANNHGFLRDNRTGRILGPAPLFDHNMSLFKNDMRADWEGGAWIPQVLSERQPANSRMTFRDQCAAIMGSAQHEMLRTTLDVTLENDPAYPLEPGRIEALNDYLHAAARSLLELPVVDESKLSDQLDALQPSIEHAPVILNERLLR